GCCGGTGGGGGCCGGTCCACCGACAAAGGGGGGGGCATGAAGGGGAGTCAAGCGATGCGGGGGCGGTGGTGGGGGGCGCTCCTGATCCTGATTGCGCTGGGGGGCTGTGTGCTGCCCCCGGGGCTGCGGCGCAGCAACAACCCGCAGGTCGAGGTCGAGCTCTGGCGCCCGGAGGCCGGGCTGGTCCCGGGGCGCTGGACCTATGTGGAGGTCGAGGGCGCGCGTTGTGCCAATGGCAGCGCGGTGGGGGCTGGTTTTAGCGCCGGTGGGCAGCAGGGCGACCTGGTGGTCTACTTCAACGGGGGAGGCGCGTGCTGGGATGCGTTGAGTTGCGGCATCCTGGAGACCGCCGCCAATACCGACCGGCGCTACTCCCACGAACAGCTCGCCAGAGAGGTGTATCCCCTGGAGAAAGCCGGGCTCTTAAGCCGCGAGGAGGGGACAAACCCGCTGCGAGACGCGCACTTTCTCTTCGTGCCCTACTGCACCGGCGATCTGCACGCGGGGGCCAACACCATCACCTATCCCGGGCTGGGGCTGGAGGGGCCGGTGCACCATCAGGGGCGCCGTAACGTCGAGCTCTTTGTGGAGCGCGCCCGCACGTTTTTTCCCCACGTGGAGCGGGTCTGGTTGATGGGGGTGAGCGCCGGGGGCTACGCCGTGACGCTGAACTTTGAGCTCTTCAAAGAGGCCTTCCCCCACGCCGAGGTTCACGCCTTTGCCGACGCTTCGCCGTGGCTCACCCTGGAGGAGGAACGCTGGGCAAGCTGGCGCGCGAGCTGGGCGATGACCCTCCCTGCTCAATGCCAGGGCTGCCTGGAAAACAGCCAGCTCATCCCCACGCGTCTGGCCGAGACCTACCCCGGGTCCCGCTTCGCGCTCTCGGTCTTCTCCCATGACGCGGTGATTTCCACCTACTTCGGTGCGTCGCCGGCCACCTTCAACACCCTGCTGGAGGCGCTGGTGCTCCGCTATCAGGAGGGCCCTCCCAATATGCGGGTGTTTGTGGCCGAGGGCGGAGACCACGAGACGCTTCTGCAGCTTCGAACCCTGCGGGGCGTCGAGGAGCGCCGCCTGGAGGACTTTTTCCTGCGCTGGGTGCAGGGAGAGGAGTCCGAAGATGGGCCCGGGGAGTAGTGGCGAGCCCGGTGCCCAGCGCGTGCGTCGCCGGCGCAAGCGGTGGTGAACATAGCGAGCAGCGCTCGGGCGAGCGGAGCGCGCACCTAACAATGGCGAGCCCGAAGGCTCGCCATTGTTAGGTGCGGTCTGAATAAGGGGATGACTTAGTTGGCGCCGCCAACCACCGTCACGCGCGTCTCCTCCGGAGCCGAAAGCGGCCCGGAAGTCTCGACGTAGGTCACCAGCGCGTCGAGGTCGATGGGGCCCACCACCCGCTCGGTGCCCCGGGGCAGCACGGCAAAGCCGTCGCCGCCGGTGCTCAGGAAGTTGTTGACCGTCACCCGGTAGTTTTCATCCATCTTCAGGGGCTCACCGTGGAGGGTGATGCTGGCCGGGTCTACGCGTTCGCCGCGCGGGGCGCTGGCGTCCCAGGTGTAGCTAAAGCCCCGGGAGACGCCCAGCATGTGGGTGCGATCCGGGTTGATCCACTGCTGCTCCAGAAGCTCGTGGAGCTGGCTCCCGGTCAGCGTCATGGTCACCAGCGTGTTGCCAAAGGGCTGCGCGGTGTGCAGAGCGGCGAAGCTGATGTTGCCCTCGGCGTCCGGTGCAAGCGAGGCGCGGATGCCGCCCGGGTTAATGAAGGCAATCTGAGCATTGCCGACCTCGGCGCTGGCGGTCGCGGCCAGCTGGGCATCGGCGATGACCATGCCCAGGGGAGACTGGCCAGAGGCGTCGCGCTCGCGGCTGAACTCGGAGGTGAGCTGCCCGACGGTGCGCTCGGCCAGCGGGTTGGCGATGGCCGCGTAGTCCTCGATGATCGAGGCAACCTCGGCGGCGGGTTCCACGTCGCGGGTGACCGCGCGCTGGCGCGCGCTGCGCGAGAGGACTTCGCCGGTCTGGCGGTCGATGGTCATGTCGATGGCGGTGATCACGCGCCCAAACGACTTGGCGCCGGTGACCAGTTTGCCGCCGAACTCACAGAGGTAGGCCTCGTGGGTGTGGCCGGTGAGGATCACCGAGACCAGCGGGGGCATCGCCTCGGCGATCGGGATGATCGGGCCTTCGACCTCGTCGCACGCGCTGATGTCGTCAGAGTCGCCGGTGACCGAGCCCCCCTCATGCAAGAGCACGATGGCGGTGGCCACCCCGGCGGCTTCGAGCTCGGGGAGCAGCGCGTTGACCGTCTCGACCTCGTCACCAAACGAGAGCCCCTCCACGGCGGTGGGCACCACGGCCGAGGGCGTGTCTTCCAGGGTCATGCCGATGATGGCGACCTTCACGCCGTCGAAATCCCGGATGATGTAGGGCGGAAGCAGGGAGTCTTCTTCGCCGGTGATATGCACGTTGGCCGCCAGGTACGAGAACTCCGGGCCCTGGTAGGTGTAGCCCTCGCGGCATCCGGCGGTGGGATGGCAGCCGCCCTCGTTGATGCGAAGGAGCTCCTGGTAGCCCTCGTCGAACTCGTGGTTACCCACCGCCGAGGCGTCCAGCCCCAGGGCGTTCATCACCTCGATGGTCGGCTCGTCGTGCAGGAGCGCCGAGATCAGCGGGGAGGCACCGATGAGATCGCCGGCGGCCAGCACCAGGGCATGGTCGGCGGCCTGACGCTCCGCAGCGATATGCGCCGCCAGATACGCCGCGCCGCCGGTCTCCACCGACTCGCCATCGACCCGGACCTTGCCCGAGGGCCCCTCCAGAGCGCCGTGAAAGTCGTTGAACGCGATGATGCGCAGGTTGACCGGCTCGGCAAACTGCGCGGCCGATGGTTCTTCGATCGGCGGGGCGTCAGGGGTGGCCGGGCCGGTGGAACAGGCCACGAGCGCGAGCGAAGCGAGCGCGGCGGTCAGGGTGCGGGGTTGCCAGATCATAGAGCCTCCAGGGAGTGGCCAGCGTCAGCGATAGCGGCCGCAGGTGTACCCGAATTCTGGCGAACGGGCAAAAGGTGATGCCCGGTGGCTCGCGCAGACAAGAAGGCAAAAGGCCCCGCTCACCGGGGTGAGACGGGGCCTTGCATGATGCGGGTAGAAAGGGTCGGGCTCAGGCGATGGTCGGCGCCAGCTGCGAGCTCTCGTTGAGCATACGCTTAAACTCGCGGAACTCCGCCAACACCCGGCGCTCCGCCTCTCGTCGCGCCAGGCGAAGCTCGCGGGCCGCCTCAGTGTGCAGCTCTTCGGCACGGCGGCTTAGGTCGCGGTGCAGCGCGCGGGCCTCGTCCAGCGCCGACTCAAAGCGCGCGCAGGCCTCGTCGAACTGCGCCTGGAGCTGCTCCTCCCAGTGGACGCGCTGCTCCTGATAACGCTCGTGGAGGTGACTCCAGCGGCGGCGCAGACGGCGATCAAAGGAGCTGCGCTTAAGGTTGGTCGCCAGGCCCACCCGATCCAGCGTCCAGATCAGCCATTTGGTCGGGTCGAACTGCCACCAGCGCACCCCGTTGCGGTAGTCGCCCGGGAAGGTGTGGTGAAAGTTGTGGTAGCCCTCGCCAAAGGTAAAGAAGGCCAACACGGCGTTGTCCCGCGCGCTATGCTCCTGGGTCCAGGGGCGCGAGCCCCACATATGGGCCAGCGAGTTAATGAAGAAGGTGGCGTGGTGCACAAAGACAATGCGCAGCAGCCCGGCCCACAGGAGCATGCCCAGGATGTTGCCGGTGAGCACGCCCAGCAGCAGGGGAACGCCCAGGTTAAAGGCGATGCTGATGGCGTTGTAGTGCTTATGCTGCCAGGCGCAGAGCGGGTCCTTCCAGAGGTCGGGGACGTTATCAAAATCGTCGTGACGGTTGCCCTTGATGATCACCCAGAGCATGTGCGCGTACCAGAAGCCGCGGGTGATGGTGTAGGGGTCGTCGTCGGTGTCGACATCGCGGTGGTGGTAGCGGTGGCCGGCCGACCAGGCGATGACGCTGTTTTGCCAGGCGGCCGCTCCGAAGATGAGCAGAGCCACGCGCACCGGCTTGGCCGCCCACCAGGCGCGGTGGGAAAACATGCGGTGGTAGCCGGCGGTGATGCCCAGGCCGCTGAGAATCCACAGCGCAAACATCGCGACCGGCTCGCTCCAGTGCACCCCGTTGGCGCTGATGTAGAGCGGGGCCAGGATCGCTGCCAGTAGAGGCGTGCCGATCAGAAAAAGCGCATTGATCCAGAGGATCTCTACAGGTTGGCGGTCGTTAGGGTGGTTTTCCATCGCGATGATCTCGTGGGGATGTCGGGGAAGAGATAGGAGAAGATGCGCAGGTGCCCGAAATGATGGATGTTTCTCTTAGATGCGAAGGAGGGAACGAAACATCGCTCGAGCGCTTAATTGGCGAGTGACCAGCGAGTCAATCGAAGTATCAATGACCCGCTCCGCCTGTGCAAGGGCCTCTCCCGGCAGGGGAGTGGGCGGCGCGTGTGCGGGATCTTCAAAGTGCAATAAAAGTTCTAAGGTGGAGGGATGAACCACACCCACCGCCTCGCCAGGGTGGCGGCAGGGCTCGCAGAGCAGACCCTCGCCACTGCGGGCAAAACGCGCCCGGTCGAGCTCTTGAGCCGCCGTGCCACAGCGCGCGCAGCCGGCGATCGAGGGGGCCAGCCCGTACAGGCTGAGCAGGCGCAACTCAAAATGATGCACGAGGCTCAGGATGGCGACATCATCGTCGCAGCGGGGAAGGAAGGTGAAGAGCTGGCGCAAAAGTTCAAACATCGCGCGAGCATCTTCACCCTCCCGCCAGGTCTCCCGGACGAGCTCGGTGGCGTAGCTCGCCGCGCTCAGGGTTTCCAAGCGCTCTTCCAGGCCCGGATAGTCCTCGCTGACCTCCAGCTCCTGGAGCGTGGCCAGGTCGCCGCGGACCGGTGAGGTGTAGACGGCCTCCACCAGACGCAGCGGCTGAAGCGCTCCGCCAAAGCGCTTGCGGCTGGTGCGGGCGCTGCGCGCGATCGCCGAGAAGCGCCCGGCATCTCGCCCCAGCAGCGTGACGATCACGTCGCGCTCCCCGTAGTCGACGGTGCGTAAAATGAAGGCGGGTGAGATGCGGGTGGCCATGCCAGTCCAGAATCAGGCGTCTTTCGGGGCGTAACGATCGATGAGGCGGCCGACCTCGGGGAGCGCTTCTTTGACGTGCTTCTCGGCCTGGCCGCGCAGCTTGCCGTAGGTCGACTTCAGCAGCTTGTTGTCGGCGCGCTCGGCGCGGGCATCGGTGATGCTCAAGAGATCGTTGGCGGCGCGATCTTCGTGCTGCTTGAGGTAGGCTTCAAAGGTGGAAAGCGCGGCGTTCTCCACGTAGTCCTGGTAGAGCGGGTTGAGCGCGCCGGTGAAGGAATCGAGGAGGTTGTCGATGGCCTCTTCGATCATGTTGGGCTTGACCTTCTTGACGACCTTGTAGCCGCCTTTAATCGCCATGCCCGAGATGCCGGACTTGGCGGCAACCTCGCGCTCAATCAGTGCCGCGGTGTCGTTGATCACTTTCTGGCGGTCAACCTGGGAGAGGCGTTCGGTAAGCGAGGTCATACAGGGTCTCCGAGTCATATGTCAGGCAAAGGCCCCTGGGCGAGTCAACCGGGATCGAGGGGCCGCACAGGCGCAGGTTCTAAACGTGATCAAAGGTGGGTGTAAAGCGCCCTGAGTCAACGCACGATGGCGGCGACCACTTCCTCGCCGGCCAACGCGCAGGGCGTAGGCCGGTCGTGGGCGTCGCGCAGGTTGAGCCGGGTGGTGGGCAAGCGCACGGTGAGCAGGTCGCCAAAGAAGGGGAGCGCGCGGGCGCTCTGAGCGACGCAGACGCCGAGCCAGCGGGTGAGCACGTCTTCGATCGGAGAGGGCTCCAGCGCCAGATGCTCGGCCATGGCCAGGCTCAGGTTGAGGTGGAGAGGGTCTTCGCGCTCATCGAACTCAAAGAGCTCGTCGGGCCAGTCGCGCCAGAGCACCAGGGGGCCCAGGCGCTCGGTGTCGAGCCCATGGCGAGCGAGCACGTGGCGACGCAGGTTGGCGTAGACGTCGTCGAGCAGCTCCGCGGCCAGGAGCCCGGCGCGGTCCCCGGGCGCCGGCAGGCGCCAGTCCTCGGGCAGGGTCATCGGGCTGCCCGGCGGCTCCTCGGCCTGCAGGTCGAGATCGACGCGGAAGTAATCGTCGATGCGCGCGCGCCAGGCGCGTTGCTGGCGCTGGCCCACCCAGGATTGCACCCCGAAGATGCCCTGGGTGGCGTCGTGATCGATGCGCAGCCAACGCCCCTGACCGATGTGGTTGACGAACTCCTCGTGGTCCATGCGCCCGTCGTCTTCGCCGCCGTAGTCCACGATCGACCAGGGCAGTGAGGTCAGCGTGTGGCGCAGTCGGGGGACCAGCAGGGGCTGGAGCGTGCGGCTGGTGGCCGCCGAGAAGTCGTCCGGGCGGAAGAGGATGAGCCAGTCGTCGACGTTCTCAAAGGGGAAGAGCATGGCCGCATCAAGCCAGGTGGCCCGACGCTCCCGATCAAAGAGCCAGACCTCTTGCTCGGGCGTCTCCAGGCGCTGGGAGCCCCGGGCCAGCGAGCGGGCGGGGAAGATGCGCTGCTCGGCCAGCCCCAAAACCGGCAGAATCAGGCGCTCGTAGGCGCTTTTCTGCTCGGAGAGCGCTTGCACAAAGGCCTCGGCGAAGGTGTCCGCCGTGGGGGAGAAGCAGCGCTCCGAGAGCACCTGACCCAGGAGCTCGAGCGCATCAGGAGGAGAGACCATCAGTCGTGCGCGTTAGAAGCGCCCCCCGAGTATCGCGCCGGCGCTCCGGCCGGTGAACATCGGGGCGATGTGCAGTGCTCCGGCGTCGGGCTCTGAGGCGCGTGGGTTCAAGAAGAGCATCGTGGCGCCGGCGGCGCCCAGTGCCACGCCGCCGGCCAGAAAGGCCACGGTCAGGGTCTGGTGGGTACGAAGCTGGCTTACATCATCGTTGCGGCTTTGCGCGCCGGCGTACACCGGGTGTGCGGTGCCTTCGGTGCGGCTCACTTCGAGTCGCTCCAGGGTGTCGTCGATCAGCAGACCGCTGCCAAAGAGCGCACTCGCCGCCAGCGCCACGCCGCCGGCGCCGACCAGCGACCAGGCCATCACGTTGGATGCGGGCTCGGCAGCCTCGGGAGGGGCCGCCAGCGGCGCCGGGGCCGGGGCCGGGGTGGCTTCGGGGGCAGCGTCGCGCTCGGCGATGGCCGCTTCGAGCTGCCCGCGCAGCTCGGGCAGGTCCTCAAAACGCCCGTCCTGCGCCATCGTTTCGGCGTAGATGTCGAGCATGCGCAGCGCCTCATCGAGCTTACCCATCCCCTGGTAGGCCAGGATCTGGTTGTAGCGGTAGATAAGGTTCGGATCGTGGGCAAAGGCCTGCTCCAAAAGGTCGACGGCGCGGCCGAAACGCCCCTGGCTGTAGGCCTCGCTGGCCTCCTGATAGAAGGCGGTGGCGCGCTCGTGGGCATCGTCCTGAGCAAAGGCTGCCGTCGGAGCGAAGAGCAGGCTGGTGGTCAGCAGCAGGGCCAGAAGGCGATGTCGAGGAGCAAAGAGAGTCATGGCAATCATCGCTTATCACCCGGGGAAGAGGTCATCAAGAAGGCGCTGCACGCACGACGTGTCTGCGCACGCATTAACACCATCACCGCAGCCGGCAACGCGGCGTCGGCGCGCAAATGGAGCAATCCAGAGACGATTCATGGCAGGTCCCTCCCAGGGCATAGAACAGGCGTTCGTCGAATCAATGCCTCGAACTCTAGCCCTTACGCCCCGGCGAGTCTACCGGGGGGCTCGGGGGGGCAAAGGGAGGGGGGGAGGGGGGAGCGCCCTGAGTGCGCTCGGGTTGAGCCCGAGCCCGAGCCCCACCAGCCCTCCCCACCCACACGCTTCGCCCCGCCCGAGCTTCGCCGAGCCTTCCGACCCAGACCGCCCCTGCCCCCCGGGCGGTCCGCCCCCCTCCCCTGCCAGACACCCTCTGGCCCGACAGGGGGTCCAACCCCCTCCTCTGCCAGACACCCTCTGGCATCGGAGCCTTATTAAGCCTCCGGGACCAGAGGCCCTCTGGCATCGGAGCCTTAGTAAGCCTCCAGGACCAGAGAGCCTCTGTCGCCGGAGGGGGTTCACCCCCCTGCGAGGTCGAGCCACCTCCGAGCCCGCGCACAAAAAAGCCCCCCGCACAGCGGCGAGGGGCTATTCGTTCGTGCAGGCATTTATGCGTTCACTCGCTTACGCATGTTTGCCCTTATGCCACAACAGGCGGCGGCGCATCGGCCTCCTCCGTCGAGAGCTCGCCAGCGTCCTGCTCTTCACCCGTCTCCGGGTTCACATCGCCGATGGCACGACGACGACGTTGGGCGTCGAGCACCCGGGCCTGCTGCTCGCGCAGCGGCGCCAGAATATGCTCCCGCGTCTCCATCGCCGCCACGTCGTCCAGATCCACAAAGTTCGCCAGCACCATGATCGCCACAAGACACGTGGCCTCATGCAGCTCCTCGCGCCGGGCCATGACCTGATCCCAGGTCGTGCGCTCGGTCTTCTGGCGACGCAGCTCCTCCGCAAAATCCGCCACTCGCCCGCGGAAACGCGCGACATCACCCTCCAGCCCCACCCGCGCCACGTCATCCCGCAACGCTCCGCCGAACTCGGCGATCATGGCCTCCATCACGCCCAGCTGATCCTCGAAGCTCAACCGAATCACGTCAGCTACCCCGCGCCGAAAGAGCGTTTGCTCGATCCGCGCCGCCGCCTCACTCACCTCCGAGCTCGCGCTCCGCGAGCGAATCGCCACAAAATCACGCAGGTCGGTGATCATCACATCGAGCTCCCGATCGATCACCACCGCCTCGCCGCGGGCCTGCGAGACGCCCTCTTTATGCTGGTTGTACGCCAGCTCGGCGGCCAGCGCCCCGCGCCCCAGCTTGAGCGCGCGCTCGATCTGGGCGCGAAGCGCGTCCTTCTGCCCCTGGCTCAGGCCCTGGCACCCGGCCACCCGCTCGGCCACCTGCTCCAGCCCGAAGACATGGCGCCCGGCGCCCATCCGACGAAAATTCACATCACTCGACACGACTCCCTTCATCACAAACCTCTCTCTTCAAACAGGTTTGTGCCGCCCCGACCGCGCGCTCAAGCCGAACCCCTCGGCCCGTGCAGGACGACCCATGAATTTCCATTCACCGCCGGGCGCACAGGCACCGAGCGCCCCAGGACGAAACCAGCGGCGTCGTCAGGGATTCGCGGTAGCGCTGCTACAGCTTCATCCCTGCCTCCTTGCTGGATTTCGCCCTGGATACGCTCGGGTCGGCGGGTTCGAGGTCGAGGTCGAGGTCGAGCCCGAGTTCGAGGTCGAGTACGAGGTCGAGGTCGAGGTCGAGGTCGAGTCCGAGCCCGAGCCCGAGCACGAGCACGAGGTCGAGTACGAGTACGAGGTCGAGGTCGAGGTCGAGGTCGAGGTCGAGGTCGAGGTCGAGTACGAGGTCGAGTCCGAGCACGACGCAAAACACCCCACCTCCAGCGTTTGCCGGGGGTGGGGTGTTTTTAGATGGGACGCGTTCCCGAAGCCCGAGTTTATGGCGTGTAAGGCCAGGCGACGGGGGTGGGGGTGGAGGTCTGGTTGGCCACAGCCGGGTCGCCCAGCTGCCCGGAGATGTTCAGGCCCCAGCAGCGCATGATACCGCCGGCGATGCCGCAGGTATGCTCACGGCCAGCGGCGATGGCGGTCCAGT
This window of the Lujinxingia litoralis genome carries:
- the recO gene encoding DNA repair protein RecO, whose protein sequence is MATRISPAFILRTVDYGERDVIVTLLGRDAGRFSAIARSARTSRKRFGGALQPLRLVEAVYTSPVRGDLATLQELEVSEDYPGLEERLETLSAASYATELVRETWREGEDARAMFELLRQLFTFLPRCDDDVAILSLVHHFELRLLSLYGLAPSIAGCARCGTAAQELDRARFARSGEGLLCEPCRHPGEAVGVVHPSTLELLLHFEDPAHAPPTPLPGEALAQAERVIDTSIDSLVTRQLSARAMFRSLLRI
- a CDS encoding DUF6918 family protein, producing MTSLTERLSQVDRQKVINDTAALIEREVAAKSGISGMAIKGGYKVVKKVKPNMIEEAIDNLLDSFTGALNPLYQDYVENAALSTFEAYLKQHEDRAANDLLSITDARAERADNKLLKSTYGKLRGQAEKHVKEALPEVGRLIDRYAPKDA
- a CDS encoding pectin acetylesterase-family hydrolase, which gives rise to MKGSQAMRGRWWGALLILIALGGCVLPPGLRRSNNPQVEVELWRPEAGLVPGRWTYVEVEGARCANGSAVGAGFSAGGQQGDLVVYFNGGGACWDALSCGILETAANTDRRYSHEQLAREVYPLEKAGLLSREEGTNPLRDAHFLFVPYCTGDLHAGANTITYPGLGLEGPVHHQGRRNVELFVERARTFFPHVERVWLMGVSAGGYAVTLNFELFKEAFPHAEVHAFADASPWLTLEEERWASWRASWAMTLPAQCQGCLENSQLIPTRLAETYPGSRFALSVFSHDAVISTYFGASPATFNTLLEALVLRYQEGPPNMRVFVAEGGDHETLLQLRTLRGVEERRLEDFFLRWVQGEESEDGPGE
- a CDS encoding bifunctional metallophosphatase/5'-nucleotidase → MIWQPRTLTAALASLALVACSTGPATPDAPPIEEPSAAQFAEPVNLRIIAFNDFHGALEGPSGKVRVDGESVETGGAAYLAAHIAAERQAADHALVLAAGDLIGASPLISALLHDEPTIEVMNALGLDASAVGNHEFDEGYQELLRINEGGCHPTAGCREGYTYQGPEFSYLAANVHITGEEDSLLPPYIIRDFDGVKVAIIGMTLEDTPSAVVPTAVEGLSFGDEVETVNALLPELEAAGVATAIVLLHEGGSVTGDSDDISACDEVEGPIIPIAEAMPPLVSVILTGHTHEAYLCEFGGKLVTGAKSFGRVITAIDMTIDRQTGEVLSRSARQRAVTRDVEPAAEVASIIEDYAAIANPLAERTVGQLTSEFSRERDASGQSPLGMVIADAQLAATASAEVGNAQIAFINPGGIRASLAPDAEGNISFAALHTAQPFGNTLVTMTLTGSQLHELLEQQWINPDRTHMLGVSRGFSYTWDASAPRGERVDPASITLHGEPLKMDENYRVTVNNFLSTGGDGFAVLPRGTERVVGPIDLDALVTYVETSGPLSAPEETRVTVVGGAN
- a CDS encoding acyl-CoA desaturase, whose product is MENHPNDRQPVEILWINALFLIGTPLLAAILAPLYISANGVHWSEPVAMFALWILSGLGITAGYHRMFSHRAWWAAKPVRVALLIFGAAAWQNSVIAWSAGHRYHHRDVDTDDDPYTITRGFWYAHMLWVIIKGNRHDDFDNVPDLWKDPLCAWQHKHYNAISIAFNLGVPLLLGVLTGNILGMLLWAGLLRIVFVHHATFFINSLAHMWGSRPWTQEHSARDNAVLAFFTFGEGYHNFHHTFPGDYRNGVRWWQFDPTKWLIWTLDRVGLATNLKRSSFDRRLRRRWSHLHERYQEQRVHWEEQLQAQFDEACARFESALDEARALHRDLSRRAEELHTEAARELRLARREAERRVLAEFREFKRMLNESSQLAPTIA